From a region of the Helianthus annuus cultivar XRQ/B chromosome 5, HanXRQr2.0-SUNRISE, whole genome shotgun sequence genome:
- the LOC110942875 gene encoding uncharacterized mitochondrial protein AtMg00810-like, translated as MSTLAGEFAMKDLGPLTYFLGVSVMRNGDNLFISQQAYARDIIHRAGMDSCKPAATPVDTQTKLGDTSGPLFDDPTTYRSLTHWNALKRIQGTADFGLHLHASSSLSIRAYTDADGPVVLILDDPRLVIVFIWVITWFPGPLSASLPSPVLVLKPNIEVSPTSYPKYVGSEIFFLNFDGHYLRLLWYTVTT; from the coding sequence ATGTCCACTCTTGCAGGTGAATTCGCCATGAAAGATTTAGGACCACTGACATATTTTCTTGGTGTCTCCGTCATGCGAAACGGTGACAACTTATTTATATCTCAACAAGCTTATGCGAGGGACATCATTCATCGTGCAGGCATGGACTCTTGCAAGCCTGCTGCGACTCCCGTAGACACTCAGACAAAATTGGGCGATACTTCTGGCCCTCTCTTTGATGACCCCACCACTTACAGAAGTCTCACTCATTGGAATGCTCTTAAACGCATTCAAGGTACTGCTGACTTCGGGCTACATCTTCATGCCTCATCTTCTCTCTCCATTCGTGCCTACACAGATGCGGATGGGCCGGTTGTCCTGATACTCGACGATCCACGTCTGGTTATTGTGTTTATTTGGGTGATAACCTGGTTTCCTGGTCCTCTAAGCGCCAGTCTACCATCTCCCGTTCTAGTGCTGAAGCCAAATATCGAGGTGTCGCCAACGTCGTACCCGAAATATGTTGGCTCAGAAATCTTCTTCTTGAACTTCGACGGCCATTATCTAAGGCTTCTTTGGTATACTGTGACAACATAA
- the LOC110942876 gene encoding uncharacterized protein LOC110942876, with the protein MADQKLHPAVTVSNIKTFVPITLDHEASDYNTWSELFRLHCTAYLVADHLSPRKPPPTAADKDKDKEPDVSSSSSADSWERLDASVLQWMYGTISTDLLKTVIKTQTTVYDAWKAIESLFQDNKATRALFLKQKFANTRLENFSSMEADCQELKVLSDQLSNVDAHVDEQTLVL; encoded by the coding sequence ATGGCCGATCAGAAACTACATCCTGCAGTGACCGTATCCAACATCAAGACCTTTGTTCCCATAACCCTGGATCACGAAGCTTCGGACTATAACACTTGGTCCGAATTGTTTCGCCTCCACTGCACTGCATACCTCGTTGCTGACCATCTCTCTCCTCGAAAACCACCACCCACTGCCGCTGACAAAGACAAAGACAAAGAGCCTGATGTCTCTTCATCATCTTCGGCCGACTCTTGGGAGCGGCTAGATGCCAGCGTACTTCAGTGGATGTACGGTACTATCTCCACGGATCTTCTCAAGACCGTTATCAAAACCCAAACCACTGTGTATGATGCCTGGAAGGCCATTGAGTCTTTGTTCCAGGATAACAAAGCCACTCGTGCGCTGTTTCTGAAACAAAAGTTTGCCAACACTCGTTTGGAAAACTTTTCCTCCATGGAGGCCGATTGTCAAGAACTCAAGGTTCTCTCTGACCAACTGAGCAATGTCGACGCTCATGTCGATGAACAGACTCTTGTTCTATAG